A single Musa acuminata AAA Group cultivar baxijiao chromosome BXJ2-1, Cavendish_Baxijiao_AAA, whole genome shotgun sequence DNA region contains:
- the LOC135598177 gene encoding cell division cycle 20.2, cofactor of APC complex-like, with the protein MSSSRSRRVEYDRFIPFRSAMDMDYARFALTRPSKPQRDGSRESPSSVAYQKLLDECILKNRSRIFAFKTAPEAPASKLPQFDEPIRPQKKQQRRIPKEPERVLVIHGLLDDNVLNLLDWGSNNLLAIGLEDAVYLWDAANESTKLLQPAEDRGPITCIRWSPDCAVLAVAFGNSDLALIDPATGHVVDGMEDENQAPVLSLAWRSNSILTVGRFDGTVVDYDFRKDDMFICFYNGHRRGVCSLKWSVLSGRYLASGGQDKLVHIWDACMPVSRHHPRQRQWLHRISSHTSIVKAVDWCPTRSNLLASGGGCNDNCVKFWNTVNGACLNSIDAGSEVCALLWDKNKSELLTSHGSPNNQLTLWNYPSMTRVAEVSGHSSRVLSLAGSPLGGVVASAAADETIRFWNIFETPKITKHELPFAQFNVVIR; encoded by the coding sequence atgtcttcttcgcgttcTAGGCGTGTGGAGTACGACCGCTTCATCCCGTTCCGGTCGGCGATGGACATGGACTACGCACGCTTTGCCCTAACCAGGCCTTCGAAACCGCAGCGTGATGGTTCGAGGGAATCCCCATCGAGCGTGGCGTACCAAAAGCTTCTTGATGAGTGCATTTTGAAGAACAGGTCTCGTATCTTCGCTTTCAAGACTGCACCTGAAGCGCCGGCCAGCAAGCTGCCCCAGTTTGACGAGCCCATTCGGCCGCAGAAGAAGCAGCAGAGGCGAATCCCTAAAGAACCAGAGAGGGTTTTGGTAATCCACGGCTtgttggatgataatgttttgaatctcctcgactggggaagcaataatTTGTTGGCGATTGGCCTTGAGGACGCAGTGTATCTCTGGGACGCTGCAAACGAGTCGACTAAGCTTCTACAACCCGCAGAAGACAGAGGACCTATCACTTGCATCCGCTGGTCGCCAGACTGTGCAGTTCTAGCTGTCGCATTTGGCAATTCAGATTTAGCCCTGATTGATCCAGCAACAGGACATGTCGTGGATGGGATGGAAGATGAGAACCAGGCCCCTGTGTTGTCACTTGCGTGGAGAAGTAATTCAATCTTGACGGTCGGAAGATTTGATGGAACTGTTGTTGATTATGACTTTAGAAAGGATGACATGTTCATCTGTTTCTATAATGGGCATCGGCGTGGagtttgtagtcttaaatggtccGTGTTGTCAGGGCGGTATTTGGCGAGTGGAGGGCAGGACAAACTAGTGCACATATGGGATGCCTGCATGCCTGTCTCACGTCACCATCCACGTCAACGTCAATGGCTTCACAGGATCAGCAGCCACACTTCCATTGTGAAGGCCGTTGACTGGTGCCCAACTCGGAGCAACCtgctggcttctggtggaggttgcaatgataattgcgttaagttttggaacaccgttaatggtgcttgcttgaactcgattgatgctggctctgaagtttgtgcattgctatgggacaaaaacaaatctgaattactgacctcccatggttcgccgaacaatcaactcaccttgtggaattacccatccatgacgagagtggctgaggtttccggtcattcatcccgggttctttccttggctgggagtccactgggaggtgtagtagcttctgcagCAGCAGATGAGACAATCAGGTTTTGGAATATCTTTGAGACTCCCAAAATAACAAAACATGAACTGCCCTTTGCCCAATTTAATGTTGTCATAAGATGA